TACCGGTTGCCCCGAATGCAATAACCCTGTGAATTTTGACAGAAAAAGCGTGAAAACGTGTCCATACTGCGAAGCGGAAGTCGAAATTGATTTAGATAGAGTTGAAGTGATGGTAAAAAAAGTTGCAGAACGAAAACCTTCACGTTCAAAGAACTAATTTTTTGTTGTAAAACAGAAATTCATATCTTCTCCCATCAAAAAATTACCCCCAAAAAGGGCTATTTTTTTACGGTAAAATTGGACTAATTCAGTCGTATTTGAATGTTACAAATTTCTAAAAAAGTTGAATATGGTTTGATTGCAATTCGTCATATGGCGTTGCAAAAAAACGATTGTTGCACAACAACGAAAGAAATTTCGGAGCGTTATGCAATTCCATACAACTTATTGGCGAAAGTAATGCAAGTACTTGCAAGAAGAGGATTCATTATCCCGCGACAAGGAGTTTATGGTGGATATATTCTTACGAAAAACCCAAGCGATATAAAAATTTCTGATGTTATCAATGCGATTGAACAAGTTCCGCAAATTTCCTTGATGCAATGCGAAGCAGAACCGATTGAGAATTGCGCTGTGTCTTCGTTCTGCACAATAAAAAGTCCTTTACTTAAAATTCAGCAAACGATTAACAATGCATTTCAACAAATGAGTTTGCAGGAAATTTTACACTGAAATGAAGTTTCCGATTTATCTTGATAATCACGCAACAACACAAGTTGACCCAAGAGTTGTCGAAACAATGTTGCCATACTTTTCTGAAAAGTTTGGAAATGCATCGAGTCGTCAGCATAATTATGGATGGCAAGCAGAAGAATCGGTTGAAACTTCGAGAAGTTTTGTTGCGAAATATTTAAATGCAGAACCGAGCGAAATAATTTTTACAAGCGGCGCAACAGAATCAAATAATCTTGCAATCAAAGGAATTGTAGAAAGTTGTAAGCAAAAAGGAAATCATGTTATTTCGTGCGTAACGGAACATCATTCTGTCCTCGATGTTTGCAAACATTTTGAAAAAAGCGGTTGTGAAGTTTCGTATGTGCGCGTTGATAAGTTTGGAAAAATAGATTTGAATGAACTTGAAAATGCATTACGTTCAAATTCGATTCTTGTTTCGATTATGATTGCGAATAACGAAATCGGAACATTCCAACCGATAGAAGAAATCGGAAAACTTTGCGCGGAACGAGGAATTATATTTCATACCGATGCAACACAAGCGATTGGAAAAATTCCGATAGATGTTCAAAAATTAAATATTCATTTGCTTTCGCTTTCTGCGCATAAAATTTATGGACCAAAAGGAATTGGCGCTTTGTATGTTCGAAAAAAAAATCCACAAATAAAAGTTTCTGCACAACAACATGGCGGCGGACACGAAAAAGGTTTGCGTTCAGGAACGTTGAATGTTCCGGCAATTGTAGGATTAGGAAAAGCGATTGAAATTTTATCGAACGAAATGAATGTAGAGACGCAATATATTGCGTCTCTACGAGAAACATTACAACAACGATTTTTCACATCAATAGAAAACATTTGGTTCAATGGAGATTTGTCTGAGAGAATTCCGAACAATTTGAATGTTGGTTTCGATGGAGTTGATGCGCAAGCGTTAATGCTCGGAATGAAAGAAATTGCTGTTTCATCCGGTTCAGCGTGTTCGACTTCGCA
The Ignavibacteria bacterium genome window above contains:
- a CDS encoding Rrf2 family transcriptional regulator — its product is MLQISKKVEYGLIAIRHMALQKNDCCTTTKEISERYAIPYNLLAKVMQVLARRGFIIPRQGVYGGYILTKNPSDIKISDVINAIEQVPQISLMQCEAEPIENCAVSSFCTIKSPLLKIQQTINNAFQQMSLQEILH
- a CDS encoding IscS subfamily cysteine desulfurase encodes the protein MKFPIYLDNHATTQVDPRVVETMLPYFSEKFGNASSRQHNYGWQAEESVETSRSFVAKYLNAEPSEIIFTSGATESNNLAIKGIVESCKQKGNHVISCVTEHHSVLDVCKHFEKSGCEVSYVRVDKFGKIDLNELENALRSNSILVSIMIANNEIGTFQPIEEIGKLCAERGIIFHTDATQAIGKIPIDVQKLNIHLLSLSAHKIYGPKGIGALYVRKKNPQIKVSAQQHGGGHEKGLRSGTLNVPAIVGLGKAIEILSNEMNVETQYIASLRETLQQRFFTSIENIWFNGDLSERIPNNLNVGFDGVDAQALMLGMKEIAVSSGSACSTSQAMPSHVLKAIGLSNEQAHSCIRFGIGRFNTEEEIEYTAKRVKEVVEQLRLISSKYKIKKVKEELGTA